From a region of the Paenibacillus sp. R14(2021) genome:
- a CDS encoding DUF2304 domain-containing protein has translation MNQLVAILITLFFLGLIVSFTVTHKLKDRYAFLWLVTAIAGVLAAVCIPLLNRFALWIGIAYMPTFVFLITIIFILALLVRQTMSLSKQSDKIKTLTQEFAVMEKQLLELRQAAEGRERT, from the coding sequence ATGAACCAGCTCGTCGCCATCTTGATTACGTTGTTTTTTCTCGGGCTCATCGTCTCCTTCACGGTAACGCATAAGCTGAAGGACCGCTACGCGTTCCTATGGCTCGTGACCGCCATCGCCGGCGTCCTTGCCGCAGTCTGCATTCCGCTGCTGAACCGTTTCGCGCTTTGGATCGGTATCGCGTACATGCCGACCTTTGTTTTTCTCATCACCATCATATTCATCCTCGCGCTGCTCGTAAGGCAAACGATGAGCTTGTCCAAGCAATCCGATAAAATCAAGACGCTGACGCAGGAGTTTGCCGTCATGGAGAAGCAGCTGCTAGAGCTCCGGCAGGCCGCGGAAGGACGTGAGCGGACATGA
- a CDS encoding glycosyltransferase family 2 protein yields the protein MMQQRNSDILVIIPAYNEEAALAKTVHELKRHTPYDFVVIDDGSKDRTPDIIRKEGFPSLRHAVNLGIGGSMQSGYRYADRGGYRYAIQLDADGQHRPEDIAKLVQEITSSDYDMVIGSRFVAKSSYRGSLTRRIGIFYFHQLIRLLTGIPVHDPTSGFRIVGRAAIEQFSRSYPTDYPEVEVLVSLSKQGCKIKEISVEMRGRQGGTSSINWTKSIYYMMKVTLFSLIRKSFS from the coding sequence ATGATGCAGCAGCGCAACAGCGATATTCTGGTCATTATTCCGGCCTATAACGAAGAAGCCGCCTTGGCTAAAACCGTCCATGAGCTCAAGCGGCACACGCCGTACGATTTCGTGGTCATTGATGACGGCTCCAAGGACCGCACCCCGGACATCATCCGCAAGGAGGGCTTCCCTTCCCTGCGCCATGCCGTTAATCTCGGCATCGGCGGCTCCATGCAAAGCGGTTACCGCTATGCCGACCGCGGCGGCTACCGATACGCGATCCAGCTGGATGCCGACGGTCAGCACCGGCCGGAGGACATCGCGAAGCTCGTCCAGGAAATCACGTCCAGTGATTACGATATGGTCATCGGCTCCCGGTTCGTTGCGAAGAGCAGCTATCGAGGCAGCCTTACCCGGCGAATCGGAATTTTCTACTTCCATCAGCTCATTCGGCTCCTGACGGGCATTCCCGTCCATGACCCGACTTCCGGCTTTCGTATCGTCGGGCGCGCGGCCATTGAGCAGTTCTCCCGCAGCTATCCGACGGACTACCCCGAGGTTGAGGTGCTGGTTAGCTTGTCCAAGCAAGGCTGCAAGATCAAGGAAATCAGCGTCGAGATGCGAGGCCGTCAGGGCGGCACCTCCTCGATCAATTGGACCAAGTCTATTTATTACATGATGAAAGTGACCCTATTCTCCCTCATCCGCAAAAGCTTCTCTTAA
- a CDS encoding DsbA family oxidoreductase — MKVEIWSDIACPFCYIGKRRFEAGLADFAHKDEIEIVYRSFQLDPSAEKYPKEDAYGHVAAKYGVSRERSIAMHENLVQQAAELGLTYNFEHAVPANSLDAHRLIHYAGRYGKRTEAAELLFKAYFTDSKHIGELDTLVGIAAEIGLNPDEARDVLNGDEFTTEVQAECSEASQLGATGVPFFVINRKYAVAGAQQSDVFLDVLNKSWEEVKPLIILDPSSTDRTTGQVCSDDACGIGEEDA; from the coding sequence ATGAAAGTGGAAATATGGTCGGATATCGCCTGTCCGTTCTGTTATATCGGAAAACGCCGGTTCGAAGCGGGACTCGCGGATTTTGCGCATAAAGACGAAATCGAGATTGTGTATCGGAGTTTTCAATTGGATCCGAGCGCGGAGAAATATCCGAAGGAGGACGCGTACGGCCATGTAGCCGCGAAATACGGCGTCAGCCGAGAGCGCTCCATCGCGATGCATGAGAACCTCGTTCAACAGGCGGCGGAGCTTGGATTGACGTACAATTTCGAGCATGCGGTTCCGGCGAATTCGCTGGACGCGCATCGGTTAATCCATTATGCCGGACGTTACGGGAAACGGACAGAGGCTGCGGAGCTGCTGTTCAAAGCGTATTTTACCGATTCTAAGCATATCGGCGAGCTGGATACGCTTGTCGGCATCGCGGCGGAAATCGGCTTGAATCCCGATGAGGCTCGTGATGTGCTGAACGGTGACGAATTTACGACAGAGGTGCAGGCGGAATGCTCGGAAGCCTCGCAGCTTGGCGCAACAGGCGTGCCGTTCTTCGTGATTAACCGCAAATATGCGGTAGCCGGCGCGCAGCAAAGCGATGTTTTCCTCGATGTGCTGAACAAGAGCTGGGAAGAGGTCAAGCCATTGATTATTCTGGATCCGTCCTCGACGGACCGCACCACGGGACAAGTATGCTCGGATGATGCCTGCGGCATCGGCGAAGAAGACGCGTAG
- a CDS encoding phosphatase PAP2 family protein: protein MVFWAITQEQRVFFWANRRPSHQGLNRWLSRWLGTVTHTGGASFTLLTALLAALAAPGLWGTAGWKSFAAVAISHIPVAIVKRKFRRLRPYQALTAVHTCQKPLRDSSFPSGHTTAVFAWLMPWLLVDAALLPILVPAAIIVGCSVAWSRMYLGLHYPSDVTVGAVLGTLTSVLISAAWSLI, encoded by the coding sequence ATGGTTTTCTGGGCCATTACGCAGGAGCAGCGCGTTTTCTTCTGGGCAAATCGCAGACCTTCGCATCAAGGATTGAACCGGTGGCTAAGCCGCTGGCTGGGAACCGTCACCCATACGGGCGGCGCCTCCTTCACGCTCCTGACGGCGCTTCTCGCAGCTCTTGCCGCACCGGGCTTATGGGGCACCGCAGGCTGGAAAAGCTTCGCCGCCGTTGCCATCAGCCATATTCCCGTCGCCATCGTCAAGCGGAAATTCCGCCGGCTTCGGCCTTACCAAGCGCTCACGGCCGTCCATACATGCCAAAAGCCGCTGCGCGACTCGTCTTTCCCATCCGGTCACACAACGGCTGTATTTGCCTGGCTGATGCCTTGGCTTCTCGTTGACGCCGCGCTACTTCCCATCCTGGTGCCTGCCGCGATCATCGTCGGCTGCTCGGTGGCATGGTCGCGCATGTATTTAGGCTTGCATTATCCTTCCGACGTTACGGTCGGCGCCGTGCTCGGCACATTGACATCCGTGCTCATATCCGCAGCCTGGTCCTTGATCTGA
- a CDS encoding phosphotransferase has product MELILKYLGSIEFPLGTPKTLIKMSSGFSNYNYLLTTSLGKYRIRVSQYSSNVDELKAEQMILKWAAEKNNLIVPMLGLARLPNGTDFSIFPYLDADPKFDINNEKLIRDAGRVLAKYHLSVDGYKGKLPWKPLTETFSNETIHVEELRKIINEQTLSEYPGLWDSVENLLQRMKNAEKFLNQEPYSLLPHLPCHGDFAPVNLLTLGENVLGIIDFECCRLAPRLYDLTTFLLSLQQSEGYEAVMSSWFIEGYQSIITLSQIELVLIPVLQNIPSLESANRHLKRVIRGDQKMHAGLVMYWERITINF; this is encoded by the coding sequence ATGGAGTTAATTCTAAAATATTTAGGGTCAATAGAATTTCCTTTAGGAACACCGAAAACACTTATAAAAATGTCTAGTGGATTCAGTAACTATAATTACTTGCTTACGACCAGTCTAGGTAAGTATAGAATTAGAGTTTCCCAATATTCCAGCAATGTAGACGAACTGAAGGCAGAACAAATGATTTTGAAATGGGCGGCGGAAAAAAATAATCTGATCGTTCCGATGCTTGGCCTTGCTAGACTGCCGAACGGGACGGATTTTAGCATATTCCCCTACCTTGATGCCGACCCGAAATTCGATATAAATAACGAAAAATTGATACGTGATGCGGGCAGAGTACTAGCTAAATATCACCTCTCTGTTGATGGGTATAAGGGTAAATTGCCGTGGAAGCCCTTAACCGAGACATTCAGTAATGAGACGATACATGTTGAAGAACTTAGAAAAATTATAAATGAACAAACGTTATCAGAGTACCCAGGATTATGGGATAGCGTTGAAAACCTGCTGCAACGCATGAAAAATGCTGAAAAGTTTTTGAACCAAGAGCCATACTCTTTGCTGCCTCATCTGCCTTGTCATGGAGATTTCGCACCTGTTAATCTGTTGACACTCGGAGAAAATGTATTAGGCATTATTGATTTTGAGTGCTGTCGTTTGGCACCAAGGTTATATGATTTAACTACTTTTTTGCTTTCTTTGCAGCAAAGTGAGGGGTATGAGGCGGTTATGTCATCATGGTTCATAGAAGGATACCAATCGATAATTACCTTATCACAGATTGAACTGGTACTAATCCCCGTTCTTCAAAATATCCCTTCTTTGGAGTCGGCAAATAGACATTTAAAAAGAGTAATTCGCGGAGACCAAAAAATGCACGCTGGTTTAGTTATGTACTGGGAACGTATTACTATTAACTTCTGA
- a CDS encoding glycosyltransferase family 1 protein, translating into MRLALFTDTFAPDVNGVARTLERWSDYLRAQNIPCLVFAPDPAYDKSYQASSTVERFASLPFFLYPECRLALPNPLHVRRALDAFKPTVIHVATPFNMGLFGIHYAKKHHLPLVASYHTHFDRYLAFYNIQWMVKMLWRYINWFHADCRYIFVPSKSTLQVLKERGWDEKRLAVWTRGIDTKSYHPNVDRALWRAKHGISPDSYVVLYVGRLAPEKNADTAIAAFAKFQRDVCRNAVLVMAGDGPSMETLKQQALREGVNVRFLGFTALPELQQWYAGSDVFLFPSSTETFGNVVLEAMACGTPVICADTGGVVDTVQHEWNGLRCEPGNADSFSKALERIYRDEGLQSRFRARGLAHSMRQSWDAIFEELLTKVREASEPEVRSLIRHIRG; encoded by the coding sequence ATGCGGCTCGCGTTATTCACGGATACGTTTGCGCCTGATGTAAACGGAGTTGCCCGAACGCTGGAACGGTGGTCGGATTATTTGCGTGCTCAGAATATACCTTGCCTTGTTTTTGCGCCTGACCCTGCATACGACAAGTCATACCAGGCTTCTTCCACGGTGGAACGCTTCGCGAGTCTTCCCTTTTTCCTCTATCCGGAATGCCGCCTTGCGCTGCCGAATCCCCTTCATGTGCGCCGGGCGCTGGATGCGTTCAAGCCCACGGTTATTCATGTCGCAACCCCATTCAACATGGGGCTTTTCGGTATTCACTATGCCAAAAAGCACCATTTGCCGCTCGTTGCTTCTTATCATACGCATTTTGATCGCTATTTAGCGTTTTACAATATCCAATGGATGGTTAAGATGTTATGGAGGTATATCAACTGGTTCCATGCGGATTGCCGGTATATATTCGTACCTTCCAAATCTACCCTTCAGGTGCTGAAGGAACGGGGGTGGGATGAGAAACGACTCGCCGTCTGGACGCGCGGGATCGATACGAAGAGCTATCATCCGAATGTAGATAGAGCGCTGTGGCGCGCCAAACACGGGATTTCGCCGGATTCGTACGTCGTGCTGTACGTGGGCAGACTGGCTCCCGAGAAAAACGCGGATACTGCAATCGCCGCCTTTGCGAAGTTTCAGCGTGATGTATGCCGCAATGCCGTGCTTGTCATGGCCGGCGACGGTCCATCTATGGAAACACTCAAGCAGCAGGCGCTGCGAGAGGGAGTCAATGTCCGCTTTCTTGGATTTACGGCCCTGCCCGAGCTTCAGCAGTGGTACGCGGGATCGGACGTGTTTCTATTCCCTTCATCGACGGAGACGTTCGGCAACGTCGTGCTTGAGGCAATGGCCTGCGGCACACCTGTCATCTGCGCGGATACGGGAGGCGTCGTGGATACGGTGCAGCATGAATGGAACGGCCTTCGCTGCGAGCCGGGCAATGCGGATTCGTTCAGCAAAGCGCTGGAGCGGATTTATCGCGACGAAGGGCTGCAGAGCCGTTTCCGGGCGCGCGGGCTCGCCCACAGCATGAGGCAATCGTGGGATGCCATTTTCGAAGAGCTGCTGACCAAGGTGCGCGAAGCGTCGGAGCCGGAGGTTCGTTCATTAATTCGTCACATTAGAGGATGA
- a CDS encoding TIGR01212 family radical SAM protein (This family includes YhcC from E. coli K-12, an uncharacterized radical SAM protein.), which produces MPVHTSPAAAALSPRLWSDKRFHTWNFEMREQFGGKVFKVMLDAGFTCPNRDGSIAAGGCTFCSARGSGDFAGSRRDDLITQFNKIRDLQHQKWPEAQYIGYFQAYTNTYAPVEELREYYEAILAQPGVVGLSIATRPDCLPDDVVDYLAELNERTYLWVEMGLQTIHESTSTLINRAHDTACYEDAVKRLRARGIRVCAHIIYGLPQETHEMMMDTGRAVAAMDVQGIKIHLLHLMRKTPMVRQYEAGLLRFLDQDEYIKLIVDTLELLPPDMIVHRLTGDAPRDLLIGPMWSLKKWEVLNAIDHELASRNTWQGRLWEAI; this is translated from the coding sequence ATGCCTGTACACACATCACCGGCTGCCGCCGCCCTTTCTCCTAGACTGTGGAGCGACAAAAGGTTTCATACATGGAATTTCGAAATGCGCGAGCAATTCGGAGGCAAGGTTTTCAAAGTCATGCTGGACGCGGGGTTCACCTGCCCGAACCGGGACGGATCCATCGCTGCGGGCGGCTGCACGTTCTGCAGCGCGCGGGGCTCGGGCGATTTTGCCGGAAGCCGCAGGGATGACCTGATTACGCAGTTCAATAAAATCCGCGACCTGCAGCATCAGAAATGGCCGGAAGCGCAGTATATCGGCTATTTCCAGGCGTATACCAACACCTATGCGCCGGTTGAAGAGCTGCGGGAATATTATGAGGCGATATTGGCGCAGCCCGGCGTTGTCGGATTGTCCATTGCAACAAGGCCGGATTGCCTGCCGGACGATGTCGTTGATTATTTGGCCGAGCTGAACGAACGCACCTACCTGTGGGTGGAGATGGGCTTGCAGACGATTCATGAATCGACCTCGACGCTCATTAACCGCGCGCATGATACCGCCTGCTACGAGGATGCCGTCAAACGACTGCGAGCCCGCGGTATCCGCGTCTGCGCGCACATTATTTACGGGCTGCCGCAGGAAACGCATGAGATGATGATGGATACAGGCCGGGCCGTTGCGGCCATGGATGTTCAAGGCATTAAGATCCATCTGCTTCACCTCATGCGCAAGACGCCGATGGTGAGGCAGTATGAAGCCGGTCTGCTCCGCTTCTTGGATCAAGACGAATACATCAAACTGATCGTCGATACGCTGGAGCTCCTGCCCCCGGATATGATTGTTCATCGGCTGACGGGCGACGCGCCGCGCGATCTGCTGATTGGGCCGATGTGGAGTCTGAAGAAATGGGAAGTGCTTAACGCGATTGATCACGAGCTGGCCAGCCGCAATACGTGGCAGGGCCGACTCTGGGAGGCCATCTAA
- a CDS encoding type I phosphomannose isomerase catalytic subunit encodes MTQTYPLQFKPEMKERIWGGRALEQFGLELPEGAIGEGWMIGDHPNGTTKVMNGPLAGLGLDEIREKYGREYFGTKGYAEDGRFPLLIKLLDCNDDLSIQVHPTDAYEGLPKGELGKTEMWYILAAEPGAKIIYGLKDGVDRAALAAAIEEGRVMDCLQEVPVEAGDAFYIPAGTVHALCAGVVVAEIQQNSDTTYRVFDYNRPGLDGKLRELHVEDSLNVTAYEGAGASRMKTDSIGENEWLVIAESPYFVVEKGLVRAPWKLSTTPESFVILVIAEGTGTLSWDGGKQDVKAGECFLLPASLGGYELDGNLTVLRSVTP; translated from the coding sequence ATGACACAAACGTATCCGCTGCAATTCAAACCTGAAATGAAAGAACGCATATGGGGAGGACGCGCGCTGGAGCAGTTCGGTCTTGAGCTGCCCGAAGGTGCCATCGGCGAAGGCTGGATGATCGGCGACCACCCGAACGGAACGACCAAAGTCATGAATGGCCCGCTTGCCGGACTCGGGCTCGATGAGATCCGCGAGAAATACGGCCGCGAATACTTCGGCACGAAAGGCTACGCCGAGGACGGCCGCTTCCCGCTGCTCATTAAGCTGCTCGACTGCAATGACGACCTGTCGATTCAAGTTCATCCGACGGACGCTTATGAAGGGCTGCCGAAGGGCGAGCTCGGCAAAACCGAAATGTGGTACATCCTGGCCGCCGAGCCGGGCGCCAAAATCATCTACGGGCTGAAAGACGGCGTAGACCGCGCTGCGCTTGCTGCCGCAATCGAAGAAGGCCGCGTCATGGACTGCCTGCAGGAAGTTCCGGTTGAAGCCGGCGATGCGTTCTATATTCCGGCCGGTACGGTCCATGCGCTGTGCGCTGGCGTCGTCGTGGCGGAAATTCAACAAAACTCCGATACGACGTACCGGGTGTTCGATTATAACCGCCCGGGTCTGGACGGCAAGCTGCGCGAGCTGCATGTCGAGGACTCGCTCAACGTGACCGCTTACGAGGGCGCAGGCGCTAGCCGTATGAAAACGGACAGCATCGGCGAGAATGAATGGCTCGTTATCGCGGAATCACCTTATTTTGTTGTCGAGAAGGGTCTTGTGCGCGCGCCTTGGAAGCTGTCGACGACGCCGGAATCGTTCGTGATCCTCGTGATCGCCGAAGGCACGGGCACGCTTAGCTGGGACGGCGGCAAGCAGGACGTGAAAGCAGGCGAGTGCTTCCTGCTTCCTGCCAGCCTTGGCGGCTATGAGCTGGACGGTAATCTGACTGTGCTCCGCAGCGTAACGCCATAA
- a CDS encoding EamA family transporter, with amino-acid sequence MNLVQFLLILANTLMLVTGQFLWKYGLMQREKPFESLRTILELVFSPYILGGLFIYGCATVLWLFIVSKVDLSLAYPIQSLAYIISIIGAYYLFGESLSALKIIGCLLILAGVACIGLSARYA; translated from the coding sequence ATGAATCTTGTGCAATTCCTGCTCATTCTAGCGAACACGCTCATGCTCGTTACGGGGCAGTTTCTATGGAAATACGGATTGATGCAGCGGGAGAAGCCGTTCGAATCCCTCCGCACCATTCTGGAGCTCGTATTCTCGCCGTATATTCTTGGCGGCTTGTTCATTTACGGCTGCGCAACGGTGCTGTGGCTCTTCATCGTCTCCAAGGTAGATCTCAGCCTGGCCTACCCCATCCAAAGCTTGGCTTACATCATCTCCATCATTGGTGCGTATTATCTGTTCGGCGAATCGCTCTCCGCACTCAAAATCATCGGCTGCCTGCTGATCCTAGCCGGCGTCGCTTGCATCGGACTATCCGCCAGATACGCTTAA
- a CDS encoding glycosyltransferase family 39 protein, which translates to MRMFVWILIAAVFLIHMTVVLWLGDHFLLGEYAKRNNDDVKYVYAAQVLLEHGTLVYNSGMYPTNFIMPVVPILVSGFMTFLDHDAAVMGFRLLQCAMQAASVYLIYVVAREVLGRKTAVAAVILDALYVPNLFASGAILTESTFKLLFLLLISSFLYALKRKTAGAYAFAGIMLGLSCYVKPQCALIPVCLLIMWLIKRYSWIDIMKYTAIVGACSMLLLTPWWIRNYVDFHEFIPFTKSTGNPMLLGALIKRGAPPKGFFAEYPEYKDTEALFAGNDTTQKLAAKRLIAYGFTHKPFDYAYWFTIGKSIQLFSSPFYSRPVPGLPRPAINVVHIIYVLVGFIGIVLAGLRGRLMRVLPLLLPFFYYWFIHIPFITFGRYGYPLMDILTIFAAFAVVSLLEKRGKWQEQD; encoded by the coding sequence ATGAGGATGTTCGTTTGGATTCTGATAGCGGCCGTGTTTCTGATTCATATGACGGTCGTGCTGTGGCTGGGGGACCATTTCCTGCTGGGCGAGTATGCGAAACGAAACAACGACGACGTCAAATACGTGTACGCCGCGCAGGTGCTGCTCGAACATGGCACGCTCGTCTACAATAGCGGCATGTATCCTACCAATTTCATCATGCCGGTCGTGCCGATTCTAGTCAGCGGCTTCATGACGTTTCTAGATCATGATGCGGCCGTCATGGGCTTTCGGCTGCTGCAGTGCGCCATGCAGGCTGCATCTGTTTATCTGATTTACGTGGTGGCGAGGGAAGTGCTGGGCCGAAAGACAGCCGTCGCGGCGGTCATTCTGGATGCGCTTTACGTCCCGAATTTGTTTGCCTCGGGAGCCATTCTAACGGAATCGACGTTCAAGCTGCTCTTTTTGCTCTTGATCAGCAGCTTTCTTTATGCGCTTAAACGTAAAACAGCCGGGGCGTACGCGTTCGCGGGCATCATGCTGGGCTTGTCCTGCTACGTAAAGCCGCAGTGCGCGCTGATTCCGGTCTGCCTGCTCATCATGTGGCTGATCAAGCGGTACAGCTGGATCGACATTATGAAATATACGGCGATCGTCGGCGCTTGCAGCATGCTTCTGCTTACGCCCTGGTGGATCCGCAACTATGTGGACTTCCACGAGTTCATTCCCTTTACGAAGTCAACTGGCAACCCTATGCTGCTCGGCGCCTTGATCAAACGCGGGGCACCGCCGAAGGGCTTCTTCGCGGAGTACCCGGAATACAAAGATACCGAGGCGCTGTTTGCCGGCAATGATACGACGCAGAAGCTGGCCGCGAAGCGGCTCATTGCATATGGCTTCACGCATAAGCCGTTCGATTACGCGTATTGGTTCACGATCGGCAAGTCCATTCAGCTGTTCAGCAGCCCGTTCTACTCCAGGCCGGTGCCGGGGCTGCCAAGACCCGCAATTAACGTCGTACATATCATTTATGTGCTTGTCGGCTTTATTGGCATTGTGCTGGCGGGACTGCGGGGACGCTTGATGCGTGTGCTGCCGCTTCTTCTTCCATTTTTCTATTATTGGTTTATTCATATACCATTTATTACCTTCGGACGCTATGGCTATCCGTTAATGGACATATTAACGATTTTTGCCGCATTTGCCGTTGTCTCTTTGCTGGAGAAGCGGGGAAAATGGCAGGAACAAGACTAG
- a CDS encoding class I SAM-dependent methyltransferase, whose amino-acid sequence MGFLSVLGMAHKLVKERAMAGGIVIDATCGNGVDTQFLAELVGPRGTVYAFDIQEAALQRTEARLAAAGGSDKPAGGVAALRLVHDSHSAMDAHIDDAHRGVVDAVMFNLGYLPGADQAVITTAESTLPAIKAALALLRSGGVITAVLYPCHPGGSEEADAVCEWAASLPQAAGQTLLYRMAQKPSAPYLIAIEKK is encoded by the coding sequence ATGGGCTTTCTGAGCGTGCTCGGCATGGCGCATAAGCTGGTGAAGGAGCGCGCCATGGCGGGCGGCATCGTCATTGACGCCACCTGCGGCAACGGCGTGGATACGCAGTTTCTGGCGGAGCTTGTCGGACCGCGCGGCACCGTTTACGCGTTCGACATCCAGGAAGCGGCGCTTCAGCGCACGGAAGCACGCCTTGCCGCTGCCGGCGGATCGGACAAGCCTGCTGGCGGCGTTGCTGCGCTTCGTCTCGTCCATGACAGCCATAGCGCCATGGACGCGCATATAGACGATGCACACCGCGGCGTCGTTGATGCCGTGATGTTCAATCTCGGCTACCTGCCCGGCGCGGACCAAGCCGTCATTACGACGGCCGAGTCCACCTTGCCCGCGATCAAGGCCGCCTTGGCGCTCTTGCGGAGCGGCGGCGTCATTACGGCGGTGCTCTATCCCTGCCATCCCGGCGGCTCGGAGGAAGCAGACGCCGTCTGCGAATGGGCAGCCTCCCTTCCGCAGGCGGCGGGCCAAACGCTGCTGTACCGGATGGCCCAGAAACCGAGCGCCCCATACTTGATCGCAATCGAGAAGAAGTAA
- the trmB gene encoding tRNA (guanosine(46)-N7)-methyltransferase TrmB yields MRLRGRKGILESIEAQPELVVLDAAPYKGRWREFFGNDNPIYIELGMGKGRFISDMSVRNPHINFIGVDMYDELIRRASEKARAAWDEQGAAQPPNLALLRANIEGIEDMFAPGEIQRIHLNFSDPWPKAKHARRRLTHPRFVAKYIEILNDLGEIHFKTDSQSLFEFSLNSFADMELHMRNIALHLHRDTLRDDLVLTEYEAKFVERGNNIHRVEVVIGEKAIAAHKEAKRAAQIKDQAADMSTDVNVPSTAPTVTSEG; encoded by the coding sequence ATGCGCCTTAGAGGAAGAAAAGGAATTTTGGAAAGTATTGAAGCCCAGCCGGAGCTGGTCGTATTGGACGCGGCGCCTTATAAGGGCCGCTGGCGGGAGTTTTTCGGCAACGATAACCCGATCTACATTGAGCTCGGGATGGGAAAGGGCAGATTCATCAGCGACATGAGCGTCCGGAACCCGCATATTAATTTTATTGGTGTCGACATGTACGACGAGCTGATTCGCCGGGCGAGCGAGAAGGCACGCGCGGCTTGGGATGAGCAGGGCGCTGCCCAGCCGCCGAATTTGGCGCTGCTTCGCGCCAACATCGAAGGGATCGAGGACATGTTCGCGCCGGGCGAAATCCAGCGTATCCATCTGAACTTCAGCGATCCGTGGCCGAAGGCGAAGCACGCCCGCCGCAGATTGACGCATCCGCGGTTCGTGGCGAAATATATCGAAATTCTGAACGACCTCGGGGAAATTCATTTCAAGACGGACTCGCAGTCGCTGTTCGAGTTCTCGCTTAACAGCTTTGCCGACATGGAGCTTCACATGCGCAACATCGCGCTTCACTTGCACCGGGATACGCTACGCGATGATCTTGTTCTTACGGAATACGAAGCAAAATTCGTCGAACGCGGAAACAACATTCACCGCGTGGAGGTCGTGATCGGCGAGAAGGCGATCGCTGCCCATAAGGAAGCGAAGCGCGCCGCTCAGATCAAGGACCAGGCTGCGGATATGAGCACGGATGTCAATGTGCCGAGCACGGCGCCGACCGTAACGTCGGAAGGATAA
- a CDS encoding VOC family protein has product MAVRKLEHVGIMVNNIENSVKFYTEVVGLNHLYTMTHTNGVIRMAFLSGTDGQESEIELVEGYTAELAPEGRTHHVAFTVDDVEAEFKRITDLGVPLRDTEITTLPNGARYFFFYGPDGEFLEMFQPSSRA; this is encoded by the coding sequence ATGGCAGTTCGTAAACTTGAGCACGTAGGTATTATGGTCAACAACATCGAGAACTCGGTCAAATTCTACACGGAGGTCGTCGGTCTCAATCATTTGTACACCATGACGCATACAAACGGCGTCATCCGGATGGCATTCCTCTCCGGCACCGACGGTCAAGAAAGCGAGATCGAGCTCGTGGAGGGCTACACCGCCGAGCTGGCTCCCGAAGGCCGTACCCATCATGTCGCGTTCACGGTAGATGACGTGGAGGCGGAGTTCAAACGAATAACCGATCTCGGCGTACCGCTTCGCGATACGGAAATTACGACGCTTCCGAACGGCGCGCGCTATTTCTTCTTCTACGGTCCGGACGGCGAGTTTCTTGAAATGTTTCAACCCAGCAGCCGTGCGTAA